From a region of the Dickeya poaceiphila genome:
- a CDS encoding MTAP family purine nucleoside phosphorylase, with protein MNKTPRIGIICGSGMDKLSIIASPERVEITTAFGDPSGHITLGEIAGVPVAIVNRHGIGHTRLPSEINVRANVAALKMLGVTQVLSFSAVGSLTQAAPPGTFVAIDQFIDRTYRRVNTFFGSGVVAHVPFGEPVCGNNHTHIVNALEAQSIPHLSEGLYVVMEGPHFSTRAESLFHQQIGGTVIGMTAMPEPKLCREAELCYNMIAMVTDYDCWHSTHDDVNAAMVSQQMKENIQMAEALLTHIIPSLAQHDSPCPKGCQHALDGAIMTSPNLMTADTIQRYSPLLDRVLKPGQ; from the coding sequence ATGAATAAAACGCCCCGCATTGGCATTATCTGTGGCAGTGGTATGGACAAGCTGTCGATTATTGCATCTCCTGAGCGCGTGGAAATCACTACCGCTTTCGGTGACCCTTCCGGACATATCACCTTGGGTGAAATTGCCGGTGTGCCTGTCGCCATCGTTAATCGTCACGGCATTGGACATACTCGTCTACCGTCAGAAATTAACGTCAGAGCCAATGTCGCCGCGCTTAAAATGCTGGGGGTTACTCAGGTTCTCTCTTTCAGCGCAGTAGGCAGCCTGACTCAAGCCGCACCGCCTGGCACCTTTGTGGCCATTGATCAGTTTATTGATCGCACATACCGCCGCGTGAATACCTTTTTTGGCTCCGGCGTGGTTGCCCACGTGCCATTCGGCGAGCCGGTGTGCGGCAATAACCATACCCACATCGTTAACGCCCTGGAAGCGCAATCCATCCCTCATTTGTCTGAAGGTCTGTATGTCGTGATGGAAGGACCACACTTTTCAACCCGCGCCGAATCTCTTTTTCACCAGCAAATCGGCGGTACGGTCATCGGCATGACGGCGATGCCAGAACCCAAACTCTGTCGAGAAGCTGAGCTATGCTACAACATGATAGCCATGGTGACAGATTACGACTGCTGGCACAGCACCCATGACGATGTGAATGCCGCCATGGTAAGCCAGCAGATGAAAGAAAATATCCAGATGGCCGAGGCGCTATTGACCCACATCATTCCGTCTCTTGCACAGCACGATTCACCCTGCCCGAAAGGATGCCAACATGCGCTGGATGGCGCCATTATGACCAGCCCCAACCTGATGACCGCGGACACCATTCAACGCTATTCCCCATTACTGGACCGCGTGTTGAAGCCAGGTCAATGA
- a CDS encoding HAD family hydrolase gives MKTNAGLLFDLDGTLLDTDSLHLNAFNMLLADFGKSVTIDYYNQKIMGAPMETITRDLFPQMPSQERHELGERKEALFREQLTGPLEGRPGVTAFFEKAKRYGVGICIVTNAPRESAEMMLRGLHLLDAVDHLLIGAELPHSKPNPYPYQEAMRRLGITPDKALAFEDSGPGVQSASAAGIFTFGLKGALDENALLKYGASAAIADFTDPLLASRFSNIVG, from the coding sequence ATGAAAACGAACGCGGGATTGCTGTTTGATTTGGATGGAACACTACTGGATACCGACAGCCTGCATCTGAATGCATTCAATATGTTACTGGCCGATTTTGGCAAATCCGTCACCATTGACTATTACAATCAGAAAATCATGGGCGCCCCCATGGAGACTATCACTCGCGATCTTTTTCCGCAGATGCCGTCGCAGGAACGTCATGAACTGGGGGAACGTAAGGAAGCCTTGTTTCGTGAACAACTTACCGGACCGCTTGAAGGCCGCCCTGGCGTCACGGCGTTTTTCGAGAAAGCCAAACGCTATGGCGTCGGTATCTGCATCGTGACCAATGCGCCACGCGAAAGTGCAGAAATGATGTTACGTGGTTTACACCTGCTAGACGCCGTTGATCACCTGCTGATTGGCGCGGAGTTGCCCCACAGCAAGCCAAACCCTTACCCCTATCAGGAAGCGATGCGCCGATTGGGGATCACGCCGGATAAAGCGCTGGCGTTTGAAGATTCAGGTCCCGGCGTACAATCGGCCTCCGCCGCAGGTATCTTCACTTTTGGTTTGAAAGGTGCGCTCGACGAAAATGCGCTGCTGAAGTATGGCGCCTCAGCAGCGATTGCAGATTTCACTGATCCGCTGCTGGCCAGCCGCTTTAGCAACATTGTAGGTTGA
- a CDS encoding extracellular solute-binding protein produces the protein MTSIVISAPTGDGSRARVKAYSSFEPYELEEYLRQLAVHLPDVAIEIERMSTAALRNRLEAEKDNPQVDMILGWADTAAKTVALSDKLFSPQGDADGYLRITGFSTAIVVDPDLLKQLNVNIETWRDLAHPALRGRIAFPNPAQSGAGFLALTTLLQAYGESDGWPLLSDIYRNVQVRPDSAWEPARLTGEGEIAAGVTVKIAAFNRKRELPRLKIIEPPRATGTESEVYAGFITSAHREAVSEILEWLQTEAANRIYTSFNKLILTKNDDSYLTIDAGQAVLHRTRWLTQLESLTNGMSL, from the coding sequence ATGACATCGATTGTGATTTCAGCACCAACCGGTGATGGTTCAAGGGCACGTGTAAAAGCCTATAGCTCATTCGAGCCGTACGAGTTGGAAGAGTACCTGCGGCAACTTGCCGTGCATCTTCCCGATGTTGCCATTGAGATTGAACGCATGTCTACGGCTGCACTGAGAAACCGACTGGAGGCCGAAAAGGACAACCCTCAGGTCGATATGATTCTGGGTTGGGCCGATACCGCCGCCAAGACCGTTGCGCTCAGCGATAAGCTATTTTCACCTCAGGGTGATGCGGATGGATACCTTCGTATCACCGGATTCTCCACAGCCATTGTGGTCGATCCTGACCTTCTCAAACAGTTAAACGTCAATATCGAAACCTGGCGGGATTTGGCTCATCCAGCCCTGCGCGGTCGGATAGCCTTTCCCAATCCAGCACAGTCAGGCGCCGGATTTTTAGCGCTCACTACGCTGCTACAAGCTTACGGTGAAAGCGACGGCTGGCCCTTGTTATCAGATATTTACCGCAATGTGCAGGTTCGGCCTGACTCAGCGTGGGAACCCGCCCGCCTGACGGGAGAAGGCGAGATTGCAGCAGGTGTTACGGTTAAAATCGCCGCATTTAATCGCAAACGCGAATTGCCCCGTCTGAAGATTATCGAACCGCCGAGAGCGACGGGAACAGAATCGGAAGTGTATGCCGGCTTCATCACCTCTGCGCACCGGGAGGCGGTTTCAGAGATACTGGAATGGCTCCAGACTGAAGCAGCGAACAGAATTTACACCTCGTTTAATAAGCTTATCCTTACAAAAAACGATGACAGCTATCTCACCATTGACGCCGGTCAGGCGGTATTACATCGCACTCGCTGGCTCACTCAACTTGAATCTCTCACAAATGGAATGTCACTATGA
- a CDS encoding NUDIX domain-containing protein: protein MKHALYTPVATTATINQQQILANDWGTLTKYDMTYVRSDGSEQRFTREAYDRGHGATILLYNRDDKTIILTSQFRMPAFLIGHHYELIEACAGLLDERDPVLAIKTEAEEETGYKLSEVTKIGEIFMSPGSVTERLHFFIAPFTRDMRVNDGGGIAAEGEDIKVLEVPIKEALEMIDAGTIIDAKTIILIQHLVIKGICTP, encoded by the coding sequence ATGAAGCACGCTTTGTATACCCCTGTAGCCACCACCGCCACCATTAATCAGCAACAGATACTGGCTAATGACTGGGGAACGTTAACCAAATACGACATGACTTACGTCAGATCAGACGGTTCAGAGCAGCGTTTTACACGCGAAGCGTATGACCGTGGACATGGCGCGACCATTCTGCTGTATAACCGTGATGATAAAACCATCATCCTCACCAGCCAATTCCGTATGCCTGCCTTTCTAATTGGCCACCACTATGAGTTGATTGAAGCCTGCGCCGGGCTGTTGGACGAGCGCGATCCTGTTCTGGCGATAAAAACCGAGGCTGAAGAAGAGACGGGCTACAAGCTCAGCGAAGTCACTAAAATTGGCGAAATTTTTATGAGCCCAGGTTCGGTTACAGAGCGCCTGCACTTTTTCATTGCGCCCTTCACCCGTGACATGCGTGTCAACGACGGCGGCGGAATAGCTGCGGAAGGCGAAGATATTAAAGTGCTTGAGGTTCCTATTAAAGAGGCGCTTGAGATGATTGATGCAGGAACCATTATTGATGCCAAAACCATTATCCTGATTCAGCATTTAGTGATTAAAGGCATCTGTACACCATAA
- a CDS encoding MFS transporter, translating to MAEQSLEKSRFKRDHYTLYLYIMSVVCGIHQAILGSITPFLRDELTMSKVIIGWHFSLYAIGMFVSGFIITHVASKASPKKILLSSSWAVAVTVAVFALPLGIAGNLILSLVLGLSGGAMQIAIQEALARHHTENSGIAITEGCIFSAIGVFIGPLVIGYSVESGAGWRIAMFLPLIALLPLLCVIPQNIPTTPPRATITPHTSGANITRLPLVAYLMFGMIFLGIAAEWGIGFWGAQFLEEQLSLSAANSVAMMAVFFGGTIAGRIVVSRLLVRYNIQAILLWTIILSGMSMLLLWLVPDITAAVIGLTVAGACLGNFFPLILSIATWQPPELLSKISAGATQSVGLALLLAPLFLGKLGEDIGLIPAMGALIVIPPVMLIVDVISRRLSKHQG from the coding sequence ATGGCTGAACAGAGTCTGGAAAAGTCGCGCTTTAAGCGCGACCACTACACGCTTTACCTGTATATCATGTCTGTTGTTTGCGGTATTCATCAGGCTATTTTAGGGTCTATTACACCTTTTCTGCGTGATGAACTCACTATGTCTAAAGTCATCATTGGCTGGCATTTCAGTCTTTATGCAATAGGCATGTTTGTTTCAGGTTTTATTATTACGCATGTCGCCTCAAAAGCATCGCCTAAAAAGATCCTTCTGAGCAGTTCCTGGGCAGTGGCGGTTACTGTCGCGGTATTTGCCTTACCGCTAGGTATTGCCGGCAACCTGATTCTGTCGCTCGTGCTTGGCCTGTCTGGCGGAGCAATGCAGATTGCCATTCAGGAAGCGTTGGCCCGGCATCACACGGAAAACAGCGGCATAGCGATTACCGAAGGGTGCATTTTTTCCGCGATTGGCGTATTTATTGGCCCGTTAGTGATTGGTTATTCCGTAGAGTCTGGTGCAGGCTGGCGTATCGCCATGTTTCTGCCGCTCATTGCCTTACTGCCCTTGCTGTGCGTCATTCCCCAAAATATTCCAACGACGCCACCACGAGCCACTATCACCCCCCATACTTCTGGCGCCAACATTACGCGTTTGCCACTTGTCGCTTACCTGATGTTCGGGATGATTTTTCTTGGCATCGCTGCTGAATGGGGAATCGGCTTTTGGGGCGCACAATTTCTGGAAGAACAGCTTTCACTCTCGGCAGCAAACAGTGTGGCGATGATGGCGGTTTTCTTTGGCGGTACGATTGCCGGGCGAATTGTGGTAAGCCGCTTGCTGGTTCGTTATAACATTCAGGCCATTCTTTTATGGACGATTATTCTCAGTGGTATGAGTATGCTATTGCTTTGGCTGGTGCCGGATATTACCGCTGCGGTTATTGGTCTTACTGTGGCTGGCGCCTGTCTTGGCAATTTTTTCCCGCTGATTCTCTCTATCGCAACATGGCAGCCGCCAGAATTACTCTCGAAAATTTCTGCTGGCGCGACCCAGTCAGTGGGGCTGGCCCTGCTTTTAGCACCGTTATTCCTCGGTAAGCTTGGGGAAGATATTGGTCTGATACCCGCGATGGGCGCATTGATTGTTATTCCTCCCGTCATGCTGATTGTCGATGTAATCTCTCGGAGATTGTCGAAACACCAGGGGTAG
- a CDS encoding tyrosine-type recombinase/integrase, with product MAIIITQDRQLASLSVTEEEKENVVSVKSKAGGGLYVRIRYGSESKSWIYRYRIAQKQIKLTLGSYPAMSLAQARQAHADAAELVKKGIDPRYVKKNEKQQNEQMPIFADLWQNWLAFRTESKPISARTITDYEGTYRRHLEKALGNMRVNDLSRSVIFEHLSRVRKESAEGVRKGLIILNLTLDHATLQGLIEHNPARLLKPAMFGASMGKPRERWLPQDELHMLWKALDEASVGGGSIAAGGRGIASSVVMSLSVANALRLIIFTGVRRSEAAEMRWDQINGDRWTIPATKNGKSHIVTLHPRALSLIQEQRVIAEGAYVFGSTSKPGFPITGDALTRALERVRSKYLAELAPFSPHDLRRSVATGCAEYLDAPERLIELLLNHVPKDRLIRTYQVGQQADKLKKLFLRWGDFIQQEIITSSVSRPDNVVKVQFGGK from the coding sequence ATGGCAATCATCATCACTCAGGATCGACAGTTGGCATCCCTTTCAGTCACTGAAGAAGAGAAAGAAAATGTTGTCTCAGTCAAATCAAAAGCAGGCGGAGGACTCTACGTCCGCATACGCTATGGCAGCGAGAGTAAAAGCTGGATTTATCGTTACAGGATTGCACAAAAGCAAATCAAACTGACATTGGGTAGCTACCCTGCTATGAGCCTGGCTCAGGCTCGTCAGGCCCATGCCGACGCAGCTGAATTGGTGAAGAAGGGCATTGATCCTCGTTACGTCAAAAAAAATGAGAAACAGCAAAACGAGCAAATGCCAATATTCGCTGACTTGTGGCAAAACTGGTTGGCATTCAGAACTGAGAGTAAACCCATCAGTGCCCGCACCATTACTGACTATGAAGGCACCTATCGCCGCCATCTTGAAAAGGCGTTGGGTAATATGCGCGTTAACGATCTTTCACGCTCTGTGATTTTCGAGCATCTCAGCCGCGTGAGAAAGGAAAGCGCAGAAGGGGTTCGCAAAGGATTAATCATCCTGAATCTGACCCTTGATCATGCCACGTTACAAGGGCTGATTGAACATAACCCTGCTCGTCTGCTCAAACCTGCCATGTTTGGTGCATCAATGGGTAAACCTCGTGAACGTTGGTTGCCACAAGACGAACTCCACATGCTTTGGAAAGCACTCGATGAAGCCTCTGTTGGTGGTGGCTCCATTGCAGCAGGTGGCAGAGGAATAGCATCCAGCGTGGTAATGTCATTATCCGTTGCGAATGCACTTCGCTTGATCATATTCACGGGTGTTCGTCGCTCAGAAGCAGCAGAAATGCGCTGGGATCAAATCAACGGTGATCGCTGGACTATTCCAGCTACAAAAAATGGCAAAAGCCATATTGTCACACTACATCCCCGCGCCCTATCCCTTATTCAAGAACAGCGCGTGATCGCGGAAGGGGCATATGTTTTCGGTTCCACCAGCAAGCCAGGATTTCCTATAACCGGTGATGCCCTTACTCGTGCTCTGGAGCGTGTAAGATCTAAATATCTTGCGGAACTTGCGCCCTTCTCTCCTCATGACTTACGTCGTAGCGTGGCCACGGGTTGTGCGGAATATCTGGATGCACCAGAACGCTTGATAGAGCTTCTGCTGAACCACGTACCTAAAGATCGATTAATTCGGACTTATCAAGTTGGGCAACAAGCGGACAAACTGAAAAAGCTATTTCTACGCTGGGGGGATTTTATTCAACAAGAAATCATTACCTCCTCGGTATCGAGGCCAGATAATGTCGTTAAAGTTCAGTTTGGTGGTAAATAA
- the darG gene encoding type II toxin-antitoxin system antitoxin DNA ADP-ribosyl glycohydrolase DarG, with protein sequence MIEYRQGDILQAETEAIINTVNCVGVMGRGIALQFKNAYPDNFKAYAASCKAKQVVPGKMFVFETGQLTNPRYIINFPTKRHWKGKSRLEDIAAGLDDLVAVIRQHDIRSIAIPPLGSGLGGLDWQDVKPLIESAVQPLESVQIAIYDPTGAPSSERMVHKTEVPKMTAGRAALVELMQRYLNGLLDPFISLLELHKLMYFMQESGEPLRLKYQKAHYGPYAENLRHVLNAIEGHMISGYSDGGDMPDKQLSLVPGVAEEAKAFLEQQEETYRRFQKVSDLVEGFESPFGLELLSTVHWTMQHESLTSPEDVTDFIYAWNERKRQFTPRQISLAVDTLHRKGWLTSTAA encoded by the coding sequence ATGATTGAATACAGACAGGGCGACATCCTCCAGGCAGAGACTGAGGCTATCATCAATACCGTCAACTGCGTCGGCGTAATGGGGCGAGGCATTGCATTGCAATTCAAAAACGCCTACCCGGATAACTTCAAAGCTTATGCTGCATCCTGTAAAGCAAAACAAGTTGTTCCAGGCAAAATGTTCGTCTTTGAGACCGGGCAGTTAACAAACCCTCGTTATATCATTAACTTTCCGACCAAACGCCACTGGAAAGGGAAAAGTCGTCTTGAAGATATTGCCGCCGGGTTGGACGATTTGGTCGCCGTTATCCGGCAACATGATATTCGCTCCATTGCCATTCCCCCATTGGGGAGTGGCTTAGGCGGTCTGGACTGGCAAGATGTTAAGCCCCTGATTGAGTCTGCCGTTCAACCGCTTGAGTCCGTACAAATTGCGATTTACGATCCCACCGGTGCACCGTCCTCGGAACGCATGGTACATAAAACAGAAGTGCCAAAGATGACAGCAGGGCGAGCCGCGCTGGTTGAACTGATGCAGCGTTATCTTAATGGGTTGTTAGATCCGTTCATCTCTTTGCTGGAATTACATAAACTTATGTATTTCATGCAAGAATCTGGGGAACCATTACGTCTTAAGTACCAGAAAGCGCATTATGGGCCTTATGCGGAAAACCTACGGCATGTGCTTAACGCGATTGAAGGGCATATGATCTCTGGGTATTCAGATGGCGGTGATATGCCTGATAAGCAACTCTCGCTGGTTCCCGGAGTGGCAGAAGAGGCAAAAGCGTTTCTTGAGCAACAAGAAGAGACTTACCGCCGCTTTCAGAAAGTCTCGGATTTGGTGGAAGGTTTTGAGTCGCCTTTTGGTCTGGAACTCCTTTCAACGGTTCACTGGACAATGCAACATGAATCGCTGACGTCCCCTGAAGATGTTACTGATTTTATCTATGCCTGGAATGAAAGAAAGCGGCAGTTCACACCACGCCAGATATCTTTAGCGGTAGATACGTTGCATCGCAAGGGGTGGTTAACCTCAACCGCTGCTTAG
- the darT gene encoding type II toxin-antitoxin system toxin DNA ADP-ribosyl transferase DarT, with amino-acid sequence MPIPERPKIYHILHIDRLHSIIAEGLLSDEQISVRHGAGTMIGMSSIKQRRLHELTLTNHPNLYVGQCVPFYFCPRSVMLYLIYRANHPELAYRGGQEPILHLEADLYTTIAWAEQHRQRWAFTLSNAGSLYFEDRCQQSQLGELNWEAIQSNQWSGGNGTKEAKQAEFLIERCFPWHLIERIGVHSPLIYQQVANMIPLGGHRPPVEVKREWYY; translated from the coding sequence ATGCCGATCCCTGAACGTCCCAAGATTTACCACATCCTTCACATTGATCGGCTTCATTCAATCATTGCCGAAGGGTTGTTGTCTGACGAGCAAATCTCGGTTCGTCATGGTGCCGGTACAATGATAGGAATGAGTAGCATTAAACAGCGTCGGCTCCATGAGTTGACGCTTACAAACCATCCCAATCTGTATGTGGGACAATGTGTACCTTTTTATTTTTGTCCCCGCTCTGTCATGCTATACCTGATATACAGAGCCAATCATCCAGAGTTGGCTTACCGTGGTGGTCAGGAACCTATTTTGCATCTTGAAGCTGACCTCTATACAACCATTGCATGGGCGGAGCAACATCGCCAACGCTGGGCGTTTACGTTATCTAATGCCGGTTCACTTTACTTCGAAGATCGTTGTCAACAATCCCAGCTTGGAGAACTGAACTGGGAAGCGATACAAAGCAATCAGTGGAGCGGCGGTAATGGAACTAAAGAGGCGAAACAGGCTGAGTTTTTGATTGAGCGCTGTTTCCCTTGGCATTTAATTGAGCGCATCGGTGTTCATTCACCTTTGATTTATCAGCAGGTTGCTAACATGATCCCGCTTGGTGGGCATCGTCCTCCTGTTGAGGTGAAACGAGAATGGTACTACTGA
- a CDS encoding DUF4942 domain-containing protein, with translation MKTEPEVLTDHTELIGSTNIARIVTGRDVALQQIEQLITRLQAISTLTATIGGGTVEDWALKPGHRYDCWLTETPDKAMPAIIRTLDSHIWRDLMLKSGMLSLMDAQARSQWHKNLDEGDLPTISEANILSTFEQLHQSKREVFERGVINVFKGLSWDYKTNHPCYFGKKIIISNLVTYHRWGFGLNWGWRRDQLADLERMLSLLDGKPIPDNRGDVTIRLMNHIRDNPHQQEYEDAYFSVRYFQKGTGHLIFKRPDLIDQMNDIIAKHYPGMLAAR, from the coding sequence ATGAAAACTGAACCCGAGGTGTTAACCGACCACACCGAGCTGATTGGCTCGACCAACATTGCGCGTATCGTCACTGGACGTGATGTCGCGCTGCAACAGATAGAACAGCTCATTACCCGGTTACAGGCCATTTCAACGCTAACGGCGACTATCGGTGGCGGCACCGTTGAAGACTGGGCATTAAAACCCGGGCATCGCTACGATTGCTGGCTGACAGAAACGCCTGACAAGGCGATGCCAGCCATTATCCGCACGCTGGACAGCCATATCTGGCGCGACCTGATGCTGAAATCCGGCATGTTGTCACTGATGGACGCACAAGCCCGCAGCCAGTGGCATAAGAATCTGGACGAGGGCGACCTGCCGACCATCAGCGAAGCCAATATCCTCAGCACGTTTGAACAGCTTCACCAGAGCAAGCGGGAGGTATTCGAGCGTGGCGTAATTAATGTATTCAAAGGGCTATCGTGGGATTATAAAACCAACCATCCCTGCTACTTTGGCAAGAAAATCATCATCAGCAATCTGGTGACATACCACCGTTGGGGCTTTGGCCTGAACTGGGGCTGGCGACGCGATCAACTGGCCGATCTGGAGCGGATGCTGTCCTTGCTGGATGGCAAACCCATTCCTGATAACCGGGGCGATGTGACCATCCGGCTAATGAACCATATCCGCGATAATCCTCATCAGCAAGAATATGAAGATGCGTATTTTAGTGTGCGTTACTTTCAGAAAGGCACCGGGCATCTCATCTTTAAACGCCCTGACTTGATTGATCAGATGAACGACATTATCGCCAAACATTATCCGGGGATGTTGGCGGCGAGGTAG
- a CDS encoding TA system toxin CbtA family protein, which yields MQTPYPSPAREASSCLSPVNVWQQLLTYLLDKHYGLTLNDTPFCEEAEIQAYLDAGISLPDAVNFLVERYELVRIDRSGFSWQEQKPFLNAVDILRARRATGLLKP from the coding sequence ATGCAAACACCATACCCATCCCCGGCGCGGGAGGCATCGTCATGCCTGTCACCTGTAAATGTCTGGCAACAGTTATTAACTTACCTGCTGGACAAGCACTACGGGCTGACGCTAAACGACACGCCGTTTTGTGAAGAAGCCGAGATCCAGGCCTACCTCGACGCCGGGATCTCGCTGCCGGACGCCGTGAACTTTCTGGTGGAGCGCTATGAGCTGGTGCGCATCGACCGCAGCGGTTTTAGCTGGCAGGAGCAAAAACCGTTTCTGAACGCGGTCGATATTCTCCGCGCCAGACGCGCCACCGGCCTGCTCAAACCATAA
- a CDS encoding type IV toxin-antitoxin system YeeU family antitoxin: MPFTVIPSTCQEKRTLSLSDAPEWGLEHTLRPRFGARLVQEGCRLHFLADRAGVTGTFSATVACHLEHRFPLIVKQLEQKLVTGELDPYRQQRVTLHDGVLTCEADTLGSAGYVYITIYPTTAATPTTAFPSP; encoded by the coding sequence ATGCCTTTTACCGTCATTCCATCAACCTGTCAGGAGAAAAGAACCTTGTCATTATCGGATGCCCCGGAATGGGGACTTGAACACACCCTGAGACCGCGCTTTGGAGCCCGGCTGGTACAGGAGGGGTGTCGCCTGCATTTTCTCGCCGACCGTGCCGGTGTGACCGGCACTTTCAGTGCAACCGTGGCCTGCCATCTGGAACACCGCTTCCCATTGATAGTGAAACAACTGGAGCAAAAGCTTGTGACCGGTGAGCTCGATCCCTACCGACAGCAACGCGTCACGCTGCATGACGGCGTACTGACCTGCGAGGCCGATACCCTGGGTAGTGCTGGCTACGTCTATATCACGATTTACCCGACCACGGCGGCCACACCGACAACCGCATTCCCTTCACCTTAA
- the radC gene encoding RadC family protein, translating into MSELSPSSPLSEHEQRIIRRAQRLLERHLRQPGEPFTASSYTRMWLQLHLAPLEREVFMVLFLDNQHHLIDREIMALGSINHVDIPIREIVKAALRHNAAAVILAHNHPSGHAEPSTPDRALTERLKSALELVDIRTLDHLVIGGNQVVSFAERGWL; encoded by the coding sequence ATGTCTGAATTATCACCGAGTTCGCCGTTGTCTGAGCACGAACAACGGATTATACGCCGTGCCCAGCGCCTGCTGGAGCGCCACCTGCGCCAGCCGGGTGAGCCGTTTACCGCCTCATCCTATACCCGAATGTGGCTGCAACTGCATCTGGCTCCGCTGGAACGGGAGGTGTTCATGGTGCTGTTTCTCGATAACCAGCATCACCTGATAGACCGGGAAATCATGGCGCTGGGCAGCATCAACCATGTCGATATTCCCATCAGAGAAATCGTCAAGGCGGCCCTGCGCCACAACGCAGCGGCGGTGATCCTGGCGCACAACCACCCCTCCGGCCATGCCGAACCGAGCACGCCGGACCGGGCGCTCACCGAACGGCTGAAAAGCGCTCTTGAGCTGGTGGATATCCGCACGCTGGATCATCTGGTCATTGGCGGCAATCAGGTGGTGTCGTTCGCCGAACGCGGCTGGCTGTAA
- a CDS encoding transcriptional regulator, whose product MTQAERRHDRLAVRLSLIISRLVAGETLNMARLAAEFGVSIRTLRRDFRERLMYLDLEYSQGHCRLRTMGGGVQGELDALTFAHRAGLADIFPGLDRRLAGTLLTAGGMPCLVWQPPQAMSPGSALVFYRLVSAIIAFQRVLLLADGERCDGLAPYRLISLDGRWYLTGELNGHITVHLLTAIHAVTVLNTTFIPRKRLSHLTTQAGFIQALPHFGFIRTVLSLAPSEKINEDSAS is encoded by the coding sequence ATGACACAGGCAGAGCGCCGCCATGACCGGCTGGCTGTCAGGTTGTCACTGATAATCAGCCGCCTGGTTGCCGGTGAAACGCTGAATATGGCCCGGCTTGCTGCCGAGTTTGGCGTGTCAATCCGCACCTTGCGGCGGGACTTTCGCGAGCGATTGATGTATCTGGACCTGGAATACAGTCAGGGGCATTGCCGCCTGCGTACCATGGGTGGTGGAGTACAGGGGGAGCTGGATGCCCTGACTTTTGCACACCGGGCGGGACTTGCCGATATATTTCCAGGGCTGGACCGGCGTCTGGCAGGTACGTTACTGACTGCCGGAGGGATGCCCTGTCTGGTTTGGCAGCCACCACAGGCAATGTCCCCTGGCAGCGCACTGGTGTTTTATCGGCTGGTTAGTGCCATTATCGCGTTTCAGCGGGTTCTGCTTCTGGCCGACGGGGAACGCTGTGACGGACTGGCACCGTACCGCCTGATATCCCTTGATGGTCGCTGGTATCTGACCGGCGAACTGAACGGGCATATCACTGTTCACCTTCTGACGGCCATTCATGCTGTAACGGTATTGAACACCACCTTTATCCCACGAAAGCGCCTGAGCCACTTAACCACACAAGCGGGTTTTATCCAGGCACTTCCGCACTTTGGCTTTATTCGTACAGTTCTATCACTGGCACCATCTGAAAAAATCAATGAGGACTCAGCCAGTTAA